The Callospermophilus lateralis isolate mCalLat2 chromosome 3, mCalLat2.hap1, whole genome shotgun sequence genome has a segment encoding these proteins:
- the Sppl2a gene encoding signal peptide peptidase-like 2A isoform X2 — MGPQWRLPASAAALMWGFLLPLTAAQEAVLHASGNGTHLPSKDYCILYNPHWTVLPSTLENAISISLLNLTTTPLCSLSDIPPGGLKNKAVVVQWGTCDILEKARIAQKGGAETLLVANNSVLFPPSGNRSEFDDVKILIAFISKKDFKDMKQTFGSDITVKMYSPLSPNFDYTIGVIFVIAVFTVALGGYWSGLIELENLKAVTNTEDKEMRKKREEYLTINPLTVVIFVVICCVMMVLLYFFYKWLVYVMIAIFCIASAMSLYNCLAALIHNIPCGQCTITCHGKSIEVRLIFLSVLCIAVAVVWAVFRNEDRWAWILQDILGIAFCLNLIKTLKLPNFKSCVILLGLLLFYDVFFVFITPFITKNGESIMVELAAGPFGNTEKNVGNFEEATAQPSAPHEKLPVVIKIPKLIYFSIIHVCLLPVSLLGFGDIIVPGLLVAYCRRFDVQTGSSSIYYISSIIAYAVGMILTFVVLTLMKRGQPALLYLVPCTLITASIVAWRRKEMKKFWKGSSYQEKEKKEQGILMHTSSSSYSRG, encoded by the exons ATGGGCCCGCAGTGGAGATTGCCCGCTTCCGCCGCCGCCTTGATGTGGGGCTTCCTGCTGCCGCTG ACAGCTGCCCAGGAAGCAGTCCTGCATGCATCTGGAAATGGCACACATTTACCGTCTAAGGACTACTGCATTCTATATAACCCTCATTGGACAGTGCTTCCAAGTACCCTAGAAAATGCA ATTTCCATTAGTTTGCTGAATCTGACTACTACACCACTGTGTAGCCTTTCTGATATTCCACCTGGTGGCCTAAAGAACAAAGCAGTTGTGGTACAatggggaacctgcgatatacttGAAAAAGCCAGAATTGCACAAAAAGGAGGTGCCGAAACATTGTTGGTTGCCAATAACAGTGTCTTA tttcctCCCTCAGGGAACAGGTCTGAATTTGATGATGTGAAAATACTGATTGCCTTTATAAGTAAAAAAGACTTTAAAGATATGAAACAG ACTTTTGGAAGTGACATTACAGTAAAAATGTACTCTCCATTGTCACCTAACTTTGACTATACTATAGGGGTTATTTTTGTAATTGCTGTGTTCACTGTGGCATTAGGAGGATACTGGAGTGGACTAATTGAATT GGAAAACttgaaggcagtgacaaacactgaagataaagaaatgaggaaaaagaggGAAGAATATTTAACTATCAATCCTCTTACAGTTGTAATATTTGTGGTCATCTGCTGTGTTATGATGGTCTTGCTTTATTTTTTCTACAAATGGTTGG TTTATGTTATGATAGCAATTTTCTGCATAGCATCAGCAATGAGTCTGTACAACTGTCTTGCTGCATTAATTCATAATATACCATGTGGACAATGCAC GATTACTTGTCATGGCAAAAGCATTGAAGTGAGACTTATTTTTCTCTCGGTACTATGCATAGCAGTAGCTGTTGTTTGGGCTGTGTTTCGAAATGAAGATAG GTGGGCTTGGATTTTACAGGATATTTTGGGGATTGCTTTCTGTCTGAATTTAATTAAAACACTGAAGTTACCCAACTTCAAG TCATGTGTGATACTTCTAGGCCTTCTCCTCTTCTATgatgtattttttgttttcataACACCATTCATCACAAAG AATGGTGAGAGTATCATGGTTGAACTTGCAGCTGGACCTTTTGGAAATACTGAAAAG AATGTTGGAAACTTTGAGGAAGCCACTGCTCAACCCTCAGCTCCCCATGAGAAA ttACCAGTAGTCATCAAGATACCAAAGCTGATTtatttctcaataattcatgtgTGCCTCCTGCCTGTTTCATTATTGGGTTTTGGAGACATTATTGTACCAG gcCTGTTGGTTGCATACTGTAGAAGATTTGATGTTCAGACTGGTTCTTCTTCTATATACTATATTTCTTCTATAATTG CCTATGCTGTTGGTATGATACTTACATTTGTTGTTCTGACACTGATGAAAAGAGGGCAACCTGCTCTTCTCTATTTAGTACCTTGCACACTTATTACTGCCTCAATTGTTGCTTGGAGACGTAAGGAAATGAAAAAATTCTGGAAAGGTAGCAGCTACCAG
- the Sppl2a gene encoding signal peptide peptidase-like 2A isoform X1: protein MGPQWRLPASAAALMWGFLLPLTAAQEAVLHASGNGTHLPSKDYCILYNPHWTVLPSTLENAISISLLNLTTTPLCSLSDIPPGGLKNKAVVVQWGTCDILEKARIAQKGGAETLLVANNSVLFPPSGNRSEFDDVKILIAFISKKDFKDMKQTFGSDITVKMYSPLSPNFDYTIGVIFVIAVFTVALGGYWSGLIELENLKAVTNTEDKEMRKKREEYLTINPLTVVIFVVICCVMMVLLYFFYKWLVYVMIAIFCIASAMSLYNCLAALIHNIPCGQCTITCHGKSIEVRLIFLSVLCIAVAVVWAVFRNEDRWAWILQDILGIAFCLNLIKTLKLPNFKSCVILLGLLLFYDVFFVFITPFITKNGESIMVELAAGPFGNTEKNVGNFEEATAQPSAPHEKLPVVIKIPKLIYFSIIHVCLLPVSLLGFGDIIVPGLLVAYCRRFDVQTGSSSIYYISSIIAYAVGMILTFVVLTLMKRGQPALLYLVPCTLITASIVAWRRKEMKKFWKGSSYQMMDHLDCSTNEENSVTTDEQIAQQ, encoded by the exons ATGGGCCCGCAGTGGAGATTGCCCGCTTCCGCCGCCGCCTTGATGTGGGGCTTCCTGCTGCCGCTG ACAGCTGCCCAGGAAGCAGTCCTGCATGCATCTGGAAATGGCACACATTTACCGTCTAAGGACTACTGCATTCTATATAACCCTCATTGGACAGTGCTTCCAAGTACCCTAGAAAATGCA ATTTCCATTAGTTTGCTGAATCTGACTACTACACCACTGTGTAGCCTTTCTGATATTCCACCTGGTGGCCTAAAGAACAAAGCAGTTGTGGTACAatggggaacctgcgatatacttGAAAAAGCCAGAATTGCACAAAAAGGAGGTGCCGAAACATTGTTGGTTGCCAATAACAGTGTCTTA tttcctCCCTCAGGGAACAGGTCTGAATTTGATGATGTGAAAATACTGATTGCCTTTATAAGTAAAAAAGACTTTAAAGATATGAAACAG ACTTTTGGAAGTGACATTACAGTAAAAATGTACTCTCCATTGTCACCTAACTTTGACTATACTATAGGGGTTATTTTTGTAATTGCTGTGTTCACTGTGGCATTAGGAGGATACTGGAGTGGACTAATTGAATT GGAAAACttgaaggcagtgacaaacactgaagataaagaaatgaggaaaaagaggGAAGAATATTTAACTATCAATCCTCTTACAGTTGTAATATTTGTGGTCATCTGCTGTGTTATGATGGTCTTGCTTTATTTTTTCTACAAATGGTTGG TTTATGTTATGATAGCAATTTTCTGCATAGCATCAGCAATGAGTCTGTACAACTGTCTTGCTGCATTAATTCATAATATACCATGTGGACAATGCAC GATTACTTGTCATGGCAAAAGCATTGAAGTGAGACTTATTTTTCTCTCGGTACTATGCATAGCAGTAGCTGTTGTTTGGGCTGTGTTTCGAAATGAAGATAG GTGGGCTTGGATTTTACAGGATATTTTGGGGATTGCTTTCTGTCTGAATTTAATTAAAACACTGAAGTTACCCAACTTCAAG TCATGTGTGATACTTCTAGGCCTTCTCCTCTTCTATgatgtattttttgttttcataACACCATTCATCACAAAG AATGGTGAGAGTATCATGGTTGAACTTGCAGCTGGACCTTTTGGAAATACTGAAAAG AATGTTGGAAACTTTGAGGAAGCCACTGCTCAACCCTCAGCTCCCCATGAGAAA ttACCAGTAGTCATCAAGATACCAAAGCTGATTtatttctcaataattcatgtgTGCCTCCTGCCTGTTTCATTATTGGGTTTTGGAGACATTATTGTACCAG gcCTGTTGGTTGCATACTGTAGAAGATTTGATGTTCAGACTGGTTCTTCTTCTATATACTATATTTCTTCTATAATTG CCTATGCTGTTGGTATGATACTTACATTTGTTGTTCTGACACTGATGAAAAGAGGGCAACCTGCTCTTCTCTATTTAGTACCTTGCACACTTATTACTGCCTCAATTGTTGCTTGGAGACGTAAGGAAATGAAAAAATTCTGGAAAGGTAGCAGCTACCAG
- the Sppl2a gene encoding signal peptide peptidase-like 2A isoform X3 produces the protein MGPQWRLPASAAALMWGFLLPLTAAQEAVLHASGNGTHLPSKDYCILYNPHWTVLPSTLENAISISLLNLTTTPLCSLSDIPPGGLKNKAVVVQWGTCDILEKARIAQKGGAETLLVANNSVLFPPSGNRSEFDDVKILIAFISKKDFKDMKQTFGSDITVKMYSPLSPNFDYTIGVIFVIAVFTVALGGYWSGLIELENLKAVTNTEDKEMRKKREEYLTINPLTVVIFVVICCVMMVLLYFFYKWLVYVMIAIFCIASAMSLYNCLAALIHNIPCGQCTITCHGKSIEVRLIFLSVLCIAVAVVWAVFRNEDRWAWILQDILGIAFCLNLIKTLKLPNFKSCVILLGLLLFYDVFFVFITPFITKNGESIMVELAAGPFGNTEKLPVVIKIPKLIYFSIIHVCLLPVSLLGFGDIIVPGLLVAYCRRFDVQTGSSSIYYISSIIAYAVGMILTFVVLTLMKRGQPALLYLVPCTLITASIVAWRRKEMKKFWKGSSYQMMDHLDCSTNEENSVTTDEQIAQQ, from the exons ATGGGCCCGCAGTGGAGATTGCCCGCTTCCGCCGCCGCCTTGATGTGGGGCTTCCTGCTGCCGCTG ACAGCTGCCCAGGAAGCAGTCCTGCATGCATCTGGAAATGGCACACATTTACCGTCTAAGGACTACTGCATTCTATATAACCCTCATTGGACAGTGCTTCCAAGTACCCTAGAAAATGCA ATTTCCATTAGTTTGCTGAATCTGACTACTACACCACTGTGTAGCCTTTCTGATATTCCACCTGGTGGCCTAAAGAACAAAGCAGTTGTGGTACAatggggaacctgcgatatacttGAAAAAGCCAGAATTGCACAAAAAGGAGGTGCCGAAACATTGTTGGTTGCCAATAACAGTGTCTTA tttcctCCCTCAGGGAACAGGTCTGAATTTGATGATGTGAAAATACTGATTGCCTTTATAAGTAAAAAAGACTTTAAAGATATGAAACAG ACTTTTGGAAGTGACATTACAGTAAAAATGTACTCTCCATTGTCACCTAACTTTGACTATACTATAGGGGTTATTTTTGTAATTGCTGTGTTCACTGTGGCATTAGGAGGATACTGGAGTGGACTAATTGAATT GGAAAACttgaaggcagtgacaaacactgaagataaagaaatgaggaaaaagaggGAAGAATATTTAACTATCAATCCTCTTACAGTTGTAATATTTGTGGTCATCTGCTGTGTTATGATGGTCTTGCTTTATTTTTTCTACAAATGGTTGG TTTATGTTATGATAGCAATTTTCTGCATAGCATCAGCAATGAGTCTGTACAACTGTCTTGCTGCATTAATTCATAATATACCATGTGGACAATGCAC GATTACTTGTCATGGCAAAAGCATTGAAGTGAGACTTATTTTTCTCTCGGTACTATGCATAGCAGTAGCTGTTGTTTGGGCTGTGTTTCGAAATGAAGATAG GTGGGCTTGGATTTTACAGGATATTTTGGGGATTGCTTTCTGTCTGAATTTAATTAAAACACTGAAGTTACCCAACTTCAAG TCATGTGTGATACTTCTAGGCCTTCTCCTCTTCTATgatgtattttttgttttcataACACCATTCATCACAAAG AATGGTGAGAGTATCATGGTTGAACTTGCAGCTGGACCTTTTGGAAATACTGAAAAG ttACCAGTAGTCATCAAGATACCAAAGCTGATTtatttctcaataattcatgtgTGCCTCCTGCCTGTTTCATTATTGGGTTTTGGAGACATTATTGTACCAG gcCTGTTGGTTGCATACTGTAGAAGATTTGATGTTCAGACTGGTTCTTCTTCTATATACTATATTTCTTCTATAATTG CCTATGCTGTTGGTATGATACTTACATTTGTTGTTCTGACACTGATGAAAAGAGGGCAACCTGCTCTTCTCTATTTAGTACCTTGCACACTTATTACTGCCTCAATTGTTGCTTGGAGACGTAAGGAAATGAAAAAATTCTGGAAAGGTAGCAGCTACCAG